A stretch of Desulfofalx alkaliphila DSM 12257 DNA encodes these proteins:
- a CDS encoding DVU_1551 family NTP transferase produces MVHGKNIAALIIAAGLSSRMGSFKPLLPLGEGTVIEKSVALFRMAGIEDVTVVTGHRSKELLPVLTPLGVNLVFNRDYSKGMFSSVKAGVASLKPSLQAFFFLPGDIPFVQPQTVISMLETFSKGRSGIIYPCFKGERGHPPLISTAYKDSILSWHGEGGLRALLQEIETDAVDVEVEDGGILQDLDTPEDYLRLYKSFGSYTVPTEEQCLMILNKSRVSEQVLRHCRAVALVAEKIALSLHAAGHKLDLALVASAALLHDIAKGEKNHAHLGAKRLCQLGYPAVAEIVAKHMDIVMDGQVTIDEAAVVYLADKLVKRDKAVTLEQRFKHSIERYSSNPIAREAVSRRLCLAMEIKKEIERKISQPLENVIK; encoded by the coding sequence ATGGTCCATGGGAAAAACATTGCGGCGCTAATTATAGCGGCGGGCTTGTCTTCACGCATGGGTAGCTTTAAACCCCTATTGCCCTTGGGTGAAGGCACGGTTATTGAAAAGTCGGTGGCTTTATTTAGGATGGCGGGCATCGAGGATGTGACTGTGGTAACCGGCCACCGGTCTAAAGAACTGTTGCCGGTACTAACTCCGCTGGGAGTTAATCTTGTCTTTAACAGGGATTACTCCAAAGGAATGTTTTCATCCGTTAAAGCCGGCGTAGCCAGCCTAAAACCGTCCTTGCAGGCCTTTTTCTTTTTACCCGGGGATATACCCTTTGTGCAGCCACAAACTGTCATATCCATGCTGGAAACCTTTAGCAAAGGGCGGTCAGGCATTATATACCCTTGTTTTAAAGGCGAACGTGGGCATCCCCCCCTTATTTCCACAGCATATAAAGATAGTATTCTATCCTGGCATGGGGAGGGGGGGTTGCGGGCTTTGCTGCAAGAAATTGAAACTGATGCGGTGGATGTTGAGGTAGAGGATGGGGGAATATTGCAGGACCTGGATACACCCGAGGATTATCTAAGGCTTTATAAAAGCTTTGGTAGTTATACAGTGCCCACTGAGGAGCAGTGTTTAATGATATTAAACAAGTCAAGGGTATCGGAGCAGGTGTTGCGCCACTGCAGGGCTGTGGCCCTGGTGGCGGAAAAAATAGCCCTCTCTTTACACGCTGCAGGCCATAAATTAGATCTTGCTTTAGTTGCGTCTGCTGCCCTGCTACATGATATAGCAAAGGGTGAAAAAAACCATGCCCATCTGGGAGCAAAGCGCCTGTGCCAGTTGGGCTATCCCGCTGTGGCGGAAATTGTAGCAAAGCATATGGATATTGTGATGGATGGCCAAGTTACCATTGATGAGGCCGCTGTTGTTTATCTGGCTGATAAACTGGTAAAAAGGGATAAGGCTGTTACCCTGGAGCAGAGATTTAAACACTCAATTGAGAGATATTCATCAAATCCCATCGCCAGGGAGGCCGTAAGCAGGCGATTATGCCTAGCAATGGAGATCAAGAAAGAGATTGAAAGGAAAATATCCCAACCACTGGAAAATGTTATAAAATAA
- a CDS encoding DVU_1553 family AMP-dependent CoA ligase produces MRVTPLHSWIAGKLGVSDTLLTRETIARYQLLKVQQTLELAVNRSLFYQKLLAGFRGKINKLADLKDLPFTTAEDIRKRPLHFLCVSQDEINRVVTLHSSGTTGEPKRLFFTKEDQELTVDFFRVGMSTLVGPGDRVLILLPGSRPGSVGDLLAKALERFGVNALPHGPVQDAGRTLRVVQEEGINALVGIPTQVLALARFKGAARSSIPLRLKSVLLSTDYVSQAIRRQLQLTWGCQVYAHYGMTEMGLGGGVECQARDGYHLREADLYFEIINPATLKPVEEGEEGEVVFTTLTRRGMPLIRYRTGDWARFMPGRCSCGTVLRRMGMVTGRVRGTVQLAGGSLTMGQLDEALFGVQSLLNFEASLSCSHGKDRLTISPIINSEFDDSICQEIRLALNTIPTIKRAVDSGNLEIDISRQPNHFTDTAAKRSIKDLRKG; encoded by the coding sequence ATGAGGGTTACTCCCCTGCATAGCTGGATAGCCGGTAAACTGGGAGTTTCTGACACCTTGTTAACAAGGGAAACCATTGCCCGTTACCAACTGTTAAAAGTACAGCAAACCTTGGAGTTGGCAGTTAACCGCAGCTTGTTTTATCAAAAATTGCTGGCCGGATTTAGGGGAAAGATAAATAAACTGGCAGATTTAAAGGACTTACCCTTTACCACCGCAGAAGATATTAGGAAGAGGCCCCTGCATTTCCTATGCGTTTCTCAAGATGAAATTAACCGGGTCGTAACGCTGCACAGTTCCGGCACCACCGGAGAGCCAAAGAGACTGTTCTTTACCAAAGAAGATCAGGAGTTAACAGTTGATTTTTTTCGTGTTGGCATGTCCACCCTGGTGGGGCCGGGGGACAGGGTGCTCATTTTGCTGCCGGGCAGCCGGCCGGGCAGTGTCGGAGACCTGTTGGCAAAGGCGCTAGAAAGATTTGGAGTTAATGCCCTTCCCCACGGCCCGGTGCAGGACGCCGGGCGCACCCTAAGGGTGGTGCAGGAGGAAGGCATCAATGCCCTGGTGGGTATACCGACCCAGGTGCTGGCCCTGGCAAGGTTTAAGGGTGCAGCCCGCAGCAGTATACCCCTGAGGCTAAAGAGTGTACTTCTCAGCACTGATTACGTTTCTCAAGCCATTCGCCGCCAGCTGCAGCTAACCTGGGGCTGCCAGGTGTATGCCCATTACGGCATGACCGAAATGGGGCTTGGGGGCGGGGTAGAATGTCAAGCCAGGGACGGATACCATCTGAGGGAAGCTGACCTATACTTTGAGATAATAAATCCCGCTACCCTTAAACCGGTTGAGGAAGGAGAAGAGGGTGAGGTGGTTTTTACCACCCTTACCAGGAGGGGGATGCCTTTGATCCGCTACCGCACCGGCGATTGGGCAAGGTTTATGCCCGGCCGATGCAGTTGCGGAACAGTATTAAGAAGAATGGGCATGGTAACCGGTCGTGTCAGAGGCACAGTTCAGCTGGCAGGTGGCTCTTTGACCATGGGCCAATTGGATGAGGCCCTTTTCGGGGTTCAATCACTGCTTAATTTTGAGGCCAGCCTATCATGTTCCCATGGTAAAGATAGGTTAACCATCAGCCCCATAATAAACAGTGAGTTTGATGACAGCATTTGCCAAGAAATCAGATTGGCTTTAAACACCATTCCCACCATCAAAAGGGCGGTAGACAGCGGTAACTTAGAGATAGACATCTCACGGCAACCGAACCATTTTACTGACACCGCCGCAAAGCGTTCCATTAAAGATCTAAGAAAAGGGTGA
- the trsS gene encoding radical SAM (seleno)protein TrsS encodes METASVCPLCLKKIPARREMHGNSVFLVKECQEHGTFKTILWRNSPTSPDYQNWARPKIPSQPPVSFTEVKRGCPFDCGLCPDHRQHSCTVLLEITARCNLGCAFCFANAGDNITKDADLDVIKGWYEKIILAGGPYNIQLSGGEPTVRDDLPEIISMGRSLGFNFIQLNTNGLRLAEEPSFVKKCKDAGLTSVFLQFDGTDDEIYTALRGRPILKEKLAAIEHCAENNIGVVLVPTLVPGVNLHNIGAIIDLALNYLPTVRGVHFQPVSYFGRYPQPPGDSDRITIPEVIKEIASQSKGRISMDAFKPPGCENALCSFHGNFILMPHGELRPWTKHEGCCGTAERAEKGAVKARKFVAKYWSAPEEKPGSLINSGGEFALWDLFIERSRTHSFSISGMAFQDAWNLDLERLRDCCIHVMSQQGKLIPFCAYNLTNSKGQPLYR; translated from the coding sequence ATGGAGACAGCAAGCGTATGCCCCCTATGTTTAAAAAAAATACCGGCCCGCAGGGAAATGCATGGAAACAGTGTTTTTTTAGTTAAAGAATGCCAGGAACACGGTACCTTTAAAACTATTCTTTGGAGGAACTCCCCGACGTCACCGGATTACCAAAATTGGGCCAGACCCAAAATACCCAGCCAACCGCCGGTTTCTTTTACAGAGGTCAAAAGGGGCTGCCCCTTTGACTGCGGCCTATGTCCGGATCACAGGCAGCATTCTTGTACGGTATTGCTGGAAATAACCGCCAGGTGCAATTTGGGCTGTGCCTTTTGTTTTGCCAATGCCGGTGACAATATAACCAAAGATGCCGACCTTGATGTTATTAAGGGTTGGTATGAAAAGATAATTTTAGCCGGTGGCCCCTACAACATTCAGCTGTCCGGCGGGGAACCCACCGTTAGGGATGATTTGCCTGAAATAATCAGCATGGGTAGGTCCCTGGGTTTTAATTTTATCCAGCTAAACACCAACGGTTTGCGATTGGCGGAGGAGCCCTCCTTTGTGAAAAAATGCAAGGATGCCGGCTTAACTTCTGTATTTCTGCAATTTGACGGAACAGACGATGAAATCTATACTGCCCTAAGGGGCCGGCCTATTTTAAAGGAAAAGCTAGCCGCCATTGAGCATTGCGCCGAAAACAACATCGGAGTAGTTTTGGTACCCACGCTGGTGCCGGGGGTTAACCTGCATAACATTGGGGCAATTATTGACCTGGCCCTTAATTATTTGCCGACTGTCAGGGGGGTGCATTTTCAGCCGGTCAGTTATTTCGGCCGCTATCCCCAACCGCCCGGCGACAGTGACCGCATCACCATACCGGAGGTTATTAAGGAAATAGCAAGTCAAAGCAAGGGTAGAATTAGTATGGACGCTTTTAAACCGCCGGGCTGTGAAAATGCCCTTTGCTCCTTTCACGGGAACTTTATATTGATGCCCCATGGAGAGCTAAGACCTTGGACCAAACATGAGGGATGCTGTGGTACGGCAGAAAGGGCCGAAAAGGGAGCTGTTAAAGCCAGGAAGTTTGTGGCCAAGTACTGGTCGGCACCGGAGGAAAAGCCCGGCTCCTTAATTAATAGTGGGGGGGAATTTGCCCTTTGGGACCTTTTTATTGAAAGAAGCCGCACCCACTCATTCAGCATTTCCGGCATGGCTTTCCAAGACGCTTGGAATTTGGATTTAGAAAGGCTTAGGGATTGCTGTATCCATGTTATGTCTCAGCAGGGCAAACTAATACCCTTCTGTGCCTATAACTTAACCAACAGTAAGGGACAACCGCTGTACCGTTAA
- a CDS encoding XdhC family aldehyde oxidoreductase maturation factor: protein MNSLYQSMLQLLEGGESFVQATILAQSGSAPRTAGAKMIIRADKSIIGTIGGGLVEAKVQQLAAEVFKTRKAVTKEFNLSGSDADMDMICGGNLEVLVQYMDASKEQLLAIYREIIKAIENRKRIVLVTPLADSAMEGSHSFIVKEEGTLIGTFTVPAEWLSKFASCTTDRYPQVLNINEKRFLVEPVSTYGTVYIFGAGHVSQKLAQLTTLVDFRTVVLDDRKEFANSERFPTADEVLVVEHFERAFESIQLEQESYLVIVTRGHAHDKTVLAQALNTNARYIGMIGSRRKRDTIYRALLNEGFSEEDIKRVYCPIGLEIDAETPEEIAVSITAELIKVRAGRC from the coding sequence ATGAACAGCTTGTATCAGTCTATGTTGCAATTGCTGGAAGGGGGAGAAAGCTTTGTACAGGCCACCATTCTGGCACAGTCCGGTTCTGCCCCCCGCACCGCCGGTGCAAAAATGATTATTAGGGCGGATAAATCCATAATCGGCACCATCGGCGGAGGACTGGTGGAGGCGAAGGTTCAGCAGTTGGCTGCGGAAGTTTTTAAAACCAGAAAGGCTGTGACCAAAGAATTTAACCTTTCGGGCAGTGATGCAGATATGGATATGATCTGCGGTGGTAATCTGGAAGTTTTGGTTCAATATATGGATGCCTCCAAGGAACAATTGCTTGCTATCTATCGAGAAATTATCAAGGCCATAGAAAACAGAAAAAGAATTGTTTTGGTAACCCCCCTTGCCGACTCCGCAATGGAAGGCAGCCATTCTTTTATAGTAAAGGAAGAAGGCACGCTTATTGGTACCTTTACGGTGCCGGCAGAATGGTTAAGTAAGTTTGCAAGCTGCACCACAGACAGGTACCCGCAAGTATTGAATATAAATGAAAAGCGTTTTCTGGTGGAGCCCGTCAGCACCTATGGCACGGTGTATATATTTGGTGCCGGTCACGTATCACAGAAACTGGCCCAATTAACAACTCTGGTGGATTTCAGAACGGTAGTTTTGGATGACAGAAAAGAGTTTGCCAACTCTGAGCGCTTTCCCACTGCAGATGAGGTGCTGGTGGTGGAGCACTTTGAGCGGGCATTTGAAAGCATACAATTGGAGCAGGAAAGTTACCTGGTAATAGTAACCAGGGGGCATGCCCACGATAAGACGGTGCTGGCCCAGGCTCTCAATACCAATGCCCGGTATATCGGTATGATTGGTAGCAGGAGAAAGAGGGATACAATTTACCGCGCCCTTTTAAATGAAGGGTTCTCCGAGGAGGATATTAAAAGGGTATACTGTCCCATCGGTTTAGAGATTGATGCCGAGACACCGGAGGAAATTGCCGTCAGCATAACGGCAGAATTAATTAAGGTGCGGGCAGGGCGTTGTTAA
- a CDS encoding DVU_1555 family C-GCAxxG-C-C protein, producing the protein MSDEMFRMFELAQQNYSCSQILMIMGLESQGKNNDDLVRSMAGLAGGMGFSGESCGALTGGACLLGFYAYPHDRFDLMVAELVDWFKEEIGAQYGGINCADILGDELQYKTVSVGCGSIVSGTFDKVKEILLENGINPSEARS; encoded by the coding sequence TGTTTGAACTGGCCCAACAAAACTACTCATGCAGTCAAATTTTAATGATAATGGGTTTGGAATCCCAGGGTAAGAATAATGACGATTTGGTTAGATCCATGGCAGGTTTGGCCGGTGGCATGGGCTTTTCCGGCGAAAGCTGTGGGGCTTTAACCGGTGGTGCCTGCCTCTTGGGCTTTTATGCATATCCCCATGACAGGTTTGACTTAATGGTTGCAGAACTGGTTGACTGGTTTAAAGAAGAGATAGGAGCCCAGTACGGTGGCATTAACTGCGCCGACATTTTAGGCGATGAACTGCAGTACAAGACAGTGTCTGTGGGCTGTGGCAGCATTGTTTCCGGAACCTTTGATAAGGTTAAAGAAATTTTGCTGGAGAATGGAATTAACCCCAGTGAGGCAAGGTCGTGA
- the cobC gene encoding alpha-ribazole phosphatase, protein MVQRNIYLIRHGAIDNKGSKRFIGQIDLPINAEGIAQAKGLKGRLRDVGLSAVFCSDLKRSIETAEIIAEEYDFKPIVNRRLREISLGKWDGQSFDEIRRRFPKEFDQRGKDIFNFCPPDGESFKICSERVLAEYKNILQSTSGNILIVGHAGVNRIILCHLLGMPMENLFRIGQDYGCLNIISYLDKEKYSIKLLNQTL, encoded by the coding sequence ATGGTACAAAGAAACATCTACTTAATTAGGCACGGGGCAATAGATAACAAGGGCAGCAAAAGATTTATCGGACAGATCGACTTACCCATCAATGCCGAGGGAATTGCCCAAGCAAAAGGTTTAAAAGGCCGGCTGAGGGACGTCGGTTTAAGTGCTGTTTTTTGCAGTGATTTAAAGCGTTCCATTGAGACGGCAGAGATAATTGCTGAAGAATATGACTTCAAGCCGATTGTTAACCGGCGGCTAAGGGAAATTTCCCTGGGGAAGTGGGATGGACAAAGCTTTGATGAAATACGCCGTCGGTTTCCCAAAGAATTTGATCAGCGGGGCAAAGATATTTTCAACTTTTGCCCACCCGATGGAGAAAGTTTTAAGATATGTAGTGAGCGGGTGTTGGCTGAATATAAAAATATTTTGCAGTCCACCTCCGGCAATATCCTAATTGTTGGTCATGCCGGGGTAAACCGCATAATATTATGCCATCTGTTAGGTATGCCAATGGAAAACCTTTTTCGCATCGGACAGGACTATGGGTGTTTAAATATAATCAGCTACCTTGACAAAGAAAAATACAGCATTAAATTGTTGAACCAGACTTTGTAA